GAAAAACAATGATCAACCCAAAACGCAAAATTCACAGCTACAATAACCCTAAAAATATTGGGATGAAACAAGATCTCTGTCCACAACTCCGCGTTTGTGCGGAGGCAATGCTCCTAGTAATTTTAATAAAAATGTAATCTTGAAATAAGAGAGAATATGCAAGATAATGATCTATGTCTGTAAAAATTGAGATAAAAAGATGTAGAAATTGATTTCAATTGCATTTAGAATTTAGTTTTACTTGTTGACGGTGGTTGGTGATATATATGACAATGACAATTTTATAAATAAATAATGAAAATGAGAATATTTGAGTAAATGTTAAAAGCTATCTATTTCGAAAAATAATAATGATATTTTGTAATTTATTTAACTTTTTTATAGTGAATAGGGAAAAAATATTATTTTTTGTTTAAAAATAAATTTAGGTCAATTTTGGAAGAGATCCACAAATATATAGGTTAATATGCTTTAAATAGTAATAAATATACGTACCCCATCATATAGTTCTAATTTAAATAAAAAGAAAACTTATTAGTGACATATATTTCTCACGCTGAATCAACATAACTTAATATACTCGAACCCCCTCACCGACTCCCAAAATCTTCACCAACCAAAACATTTTAACTCACAGACGCGATCGAAACGAACGTTTCACTCCACAAGACGCCGAAACCAAACGATAAGAGAGAGATGATGTGCGTTAGAGCTCGGCCGCTATTTTCTTCGCCGTTATCTCTCGCGTTCTCACCAACCAAACACTCCCCACCTAACCATCTCCGTCTCCCTCTCTCCCCCTCCTCACGACGCTCCCTCTCCGCCGTCGCAATGTCTTCCTCCTCCACTCCCCCTCCTCCCCAGATCATCGAGCACATCGTCCTCTTCAAAGTCAAACCCGAAACGGACTCCTCCAAGATCGCCTCCATGATGAACGGCCTCAACGGCCTCGTCTCCCTCAGCCAAGTGATCCACATCTCCGCCGCGCCTCTCCACCGCGTCAGATCCTCCCCCTCCGCGTTCACCCACGTCCTCCACAGCCGGTACGGGTCCAAGGAGGATCTCAACGCGTACGCCGCGCATCCCGATCACGTCCGCGTCGTCAAGGAGTCCGTGCTGCCGATCTGCGAAGAAGTCATGGCCGTTGATTGGGTCGCGGATCGGGTCCCCGGAATCCTAGCTCCGCCTCCTGGCTCCGCCGCGAAACTCACGTTCCTTAAGCTGAAGGAGAATCTCGCGGACGAGTCTAAGTCGGAGATTGTGGATGTGATCAAGGGGCTTAGCGAGAAGCTTCCGGGGATTGGTCAGATCACTGTGGGAGAGAACTTCTCTCCGGCGAGAGCGAAAGGCTTCTCGATTGCGTCGATTGCGTTTTTTAAGGATCTGGGTGAGTTGGAGACGGTGGATGTGCAGACGGAGTTGGTGAATGTGGAGAAAGAGAAGGTTCGTGAGTATGTTGATTCCACCATTGTCGTTGAATTCGTGGTTCCTTCTGGTTTGGTTTCTGGGTTGTAGAATGTAACTGGGCTTGTGTTTTTTGTAACCGTGAACCAATAAGAGATAAGAAGAGTATCTGATTCTGCTTCTTACAGTCAAGATATTGAGTTCGGGTCTCTTTGTTATAAATTTGAAGTTCTCACAGTTGAATTGTCTTTTGCCTTAATGTTGTCTGCATTTGTGTGTTAATGCAAAGTTCAATGCTGATCTTAGCAACTGTTCGGATCTTATTAGTTAGATGTTACAATTGCAGTCTATGTAGTTTGCGATCAGTTCTTTATGTTAGTTGTCAAAAGCCGGATTAGTGTTTTATGATGCTCCAAGTCCAAGGATATCTATCATATCACCTACTCCTGGGTTTGCATTGTTGAAACCTTACAACCAGGGGTCGTCCCAGTTTGACGTACAATATCAATCCCAAACCAGACCAGCAAAACTAGTCATTCTTACAGAACCAACAGTATTGTGATGTATATACACTCTTATTATTTACCTTCATCCACTTGACAGTTTCATCAACCTTTTGGAATATAACAAGAGCTACTGCCATTGTTTTCTTCAGTCTTCATAAAGGTTGTTAGTTAACACAACCACCTTTTTCTTGTGTAATCATCACTTTTTGTTCCATACATTGGAAAAATCCCTAACAAGAGCACCCCGCCAACAGAACCGGCTGTAACCGGGAGATGTTCATGTTGTTATCTCCGTAGAATCAGACTCTTTGACTGAAGCATAGTAAGTCGGGTTGTTTATAAAAGCTGGACTACATGATTAAAGGAGGCAATAATCTTGTTTCTTTCGTTTTGCAATTTCCAGGGATCCAGTCAGAAAAAAATATGCTGTTTTGATTGAATTAGAACTCAATACCATATAAGATCATACTGTATTTAGTTTCAAGAAAGATATATTTAATATAATATTGAAAATTTATTTTGATGCAAGTTGCTGCTACTTTTGTTTCCTCGATTACATGAAATTTTTGAGGATGTTTCCAACACCAACTTAAGCAGACTTATTCATTCATCGAGGATGCTATGTATTCTAAAGAAGATACTGATGAACTTAATAGCAAAATGTCAAAGAAACATTCATTGGAAGTCTAAAAGGTTTCTCATAGCTCAACCGTTGACATATACAAAATCATAGAACATGCGTACACAAAAGCTGGTTTAGGGCGTTTACGATGCTCCAAGGATATCTATCATTCCACCTAATCCTTGGTTTCCTCAGTTGAAACCTCGAAACCAGGCGGTATAAACACAATGTCGTCCCAGTTTGATGTTGCGTTTTCCTGCAATATCAATCCCAAGCTTAGATTCAGCAAAACTAGTTATTCATAAAGACCCAACAGTCTTGTTGTGATGTTTATATATCTATTACTGTTTACCTTCATCCCCTTGACAATTTCTTCAAAAACTGCAACCTTTTTGGAAACATAAAAAAGCATGCGTTTCAGTATGAGGTAAGAATTAATGGATTGACAAAGAATAACAACAACAAAAACCTGAATGTCTCCGGGTTTCAGAGCAGGGTTAAGCCGGTTCTGTTGGCGGGAAGCTCGTGTCAGGGATTTTTCCAAGTCCTCCTGTACCGAGTAGAACACCAGCTTTTAAGTTTTTTGGATCATGTATGGACAAAAAGTGATGATTAGATTAGACAAGAAAAGGTGGTGGTCGTGTTAAACTAACCTTTCTGAAGAAAACAGGGCGATAACTCTTGTTATCACTACGTAGAATCAAGCTCTTTGACTGAAGCAAAACAAGAAGAGAGATATTAAGCAAAAGAAGAAGCCAAGTCACAAGTTTAAGAGCAATTAACACATTACCTGGAAAACTGGAACACCATTAAAGTCGTCATCAGTGAAACCAGCTGTTTTCCTTTCCTGTTTTACGCATATAGAAGAGAGATACATATCATTTACTTACAAAGATTCACATCCATAAGACACCTATATGCTGCAAGTGAATCCTACCCACCTCTGTTTAAAAAAAACAAATTAGCTGAGGCGATTAAAGAAAAAAAAAATGCTCCTTTTCTTAATTGTTTTGTTAAGAAACCTCAGCACAGTATCTAAAGCCAAATACATTATGTGTATCAAAACTAGCTGCAACATGGAATTACGCTTAAGGTTTTAGTTTTACCATACAGTATGTGACTTTATAAATGAGATTTAGAGGAAGAGACCCGACAAGAGCCAAATACAATTTTCTCCTTACTTATTCCTTCTCTACAGAAGACAAATGAGGAAAAAACGGAACCAAAGATAGAACCACAGGGTGAAGGCCAGAGAACCTTAAACTCTCCTAGTCCTAAGCTAAACCCAGACCAAACATAGAACATCCTCTTCTCTACGTCAGCTCCCTTGTAATCTTTTAGCTCTAGCTAAAAGACTCAACAGCTGTCAACAGAGCTACAATCAACTAAAACCACCTAGGGCTGTTAAACTAACACAAAGGGCTCCTCAGTGATGAACGATGACAATCATGTTCAGCAGAAGGTAACATGTTCTCGAGTATCTGATTGCAAATAAACATTACCTTGAGAGCATTTTTAACTTGAGTAGACTCAGGAATCAACCTAAACGCCACACCATTAACTTTTAACTGGAACACCTGCAGCAACAACAACAAACCAAAAAAATCAGAAGAGCCAAGAAACCACCACACTACTTAATAAGTACTATATAATAAACAAACTCCCTTCACCTTACTAAGAGCAAGAGCTACAACTTTGGAACCTTCTTTCCTCATACGAGGGTCCATAGCCTTCATCTGGTTAAGCAACGCCTCCGCATCTTCCTCCTTACAGAACAACAACCCCAGAGACTTCCCAGTGGCAGTCCCTGAGACCAACACGAACTCCTCATTCGAGTTGCTCAGCGCGTAAACAGGAACACCCGCCAACCTCTCCTCCATATCGTCAGCGGATAGCCCCGGCCCACTGCTTCGTCGGACCGGAGCCACCGCAGCCACATG
This sequence is a window from Brassica oleracea var. oleracea cultivar TO1000 chromosome C1, BOL, whole genome shotgun sequence. Protein-coding genes within it:
- the LOC106323492 gene encoding protein TIC 22-like, chloroplastic isoform X1 translates to MDSNVSSSSKQRKQLTLQQSFSNIQTQCSDLLNNVSKTLNPLFNHNSSPHHHPNNIFSALDSLRTQAKQALDSGFSRFASGNAPPLWARISDDGGKTHVAAVAPVRRSSGPGLSADDMEERLAGVPVYALSNSNEEFVLVSGTATGKSLGLLFCKEEDAEALLNQMKAMDPRMRKEGSKVVALALSKVFQLKVNGVAFRLIPESTQVKNALKERKTAGFTDDDFNGVPVFQSKSLILRSDNKSYRPVFFRKEDLEKSLTRASRQQNRLNPALKPGDIQVFVVVILCQSINSYLILKRMLFYVSKKVAVFEEIVKGMKENATSNWDDIVFIPPGFEVSTEETKD
- the LOC106323492 gene encoding protein TIC 22-like, chloroplastic isoform X2 gives rise to the protein MDSNVSSSSKQRKQLTLQQSFSNIQTQCSDLLNNVSKTLNPLFNHNSSPHHHPNNIFSALDSLRTQAKQALDSGFSRFASGNAPPLWARISDDGGKTHVAAVAPVRRSSGPGLSADDMEERLAGVPVYALSNSNEEFVLVSGTATGKSLGLLFCKEEDAEALLNQMKAMDPRMRKEGSKVVALALSKVFQLKVNGVAFRLIPESTQVKNALKERKTAGFTDDDFNGVPVFQSKSLILRSDNKSYRPVFFRKEDLEKSLTRASRQQNRLNPALKPGDIQVAVFEEIVKGMKENATSNWDDIVFIPPGFEVSTEETKD
- the LOC106333034 gene encoding uncharacterized protein LOC106333034; its protein translation is MMCVRARPLFSSPLSLAFSPTKHSPPNHLRLPLSPSSRRSLSAVAMSSSSTPPPPQIIEHIVLFKVKPETDSSKIASMMNGLNGLVSLSQVIHISAAPLHRVRSSPSAFTHVLHSRYGSKEDLNAYAAHPDHVRVVKESVLPICEEVMAVDWVADRVPGILAPPPGSAAKLTFLKLKENLADESKSEIVDVIKGLSEKLPGIGQITVGENFSPARAKGFSIASIAFFKDLGELETVDVQTELVNVEKEKVREYVDSTIVVEFVVPSGLVSGL